A stretch of the Rhinoderma darwinii isolate aRhiDar2 chromosome 3, aRhiDar2.hap1, whole genome shotgun sequence genome encodes the following:
- the LOC142750564 gene encoding homeobox protein siamois-like produces the protein MEKDPELDQVIVNALSLQEDYPDLYLPPSDADINEATTFPKILLDMELQKPLNDPNRLQDTLVELYSILGIPQEPPITRLFNILKEQSTSSIASQDEHQLTGQQSKGIKRMLPEEEMEISKRPKEEKEDQVPSTSSQKCRKRTLYNKQQTLFLQKQFDLNPYPDYVSRCCFAQVTGIPEPRIQVWFQNRRARHIINAISSGLYIKQYIY, from the exons ATGGAGAAGGACCCAGAGTTGGATCAAGTCATCGTCAATGCTCTTTCTCTGCAGGAAGACTACCCAGATCTATACCTTCCACCAAGTGACGCGGACATAAATGAAGCCACTACATTTCCTAAAATTCTTTTGGACATGGAATTACAGAAGCCTCTGAATGACCCAAATAGGCTGCAGGACACCCTGGTAGAGCTTTATTCCATCCTTGGGATCCCACAGGAACCACCAATAACCAGACTTTTTAACATCTTGAAAGAACAGTCTACATCATCCATTGCTAGTCAGGATGAGCACCAGTTGACCGGGCAGCAATCCAAGGGAATTAAAA GGATGTTGCCTGAAGAGGAAATGGAAATATCTAAGAGACCCAAGGAAGAGAAAGAAGATCAAGTCCCATCAACATCAAGTCAAAAGTGTAGAAAAAGAACACTCTACAACAAGCAGCAGACCCTCTTCCTACAGAAACAGTTTGATCTGAACCCATACCCCGATTATGTCAGCAGATGCTGCTTCGCTCAAGTCACTGGGATTCCAGAGCCCAGAATTCAG gtCTGGTTTCAAAACCGAAGAGCAAGACA CATCATTAATGCTATTAGCTCTGGCCTGTACATAAAACAATACATTTACTAA